aaaaagaaaacttggtAATAAAGGAAAGACTTTATTATTGACTAGATTAGATATGACAATTACTTAATGTTGCAATCATCAAATATCTATAAGACattattcaaaacaaaacaaaaaaaaaaaaaaaatctcccTAATTCAATCTTCCTGGTTGCCAAGCTGCATAAAACTCTTTAATATTTCTTGGGAAATTCCTTAAATAGACCCCATCATCTTTAGCCACCCAATAACAATTGAAATTGTCACACTTTGAAGTAAAATTTCGGTTATTCCAGAATACTTTCATACTAACATGAGAATTGGTGTCTGGGGCCAAATAGCACCAGTACAGAGTTGTTCCAATGAAATTCATTTTGAATCCCCATGAAAATTCAGACCCAACAGAAACATATCTGATGCCAAGATCATCATCTTTGGACTTGCAATGAGCAAGCAAGTTCCTTGTGCCCAATCCATTGGTAACATGCACACTACATTTTTGTTCTCCTAATTTTGCAATTCTGGATTGATTTTGATCAGAGGCTGAAGAGGGAAATGGAGCCAGTAGTGCTGCCAAAATAAACAAGCAATAATAAGCTAAGTTGATATGGGTATTCCTCATTCTTTTTCAGTCgatttttgtttcttgtttcttcTCTTGTGTTTTGAgtgtgttttcttttataacatatttatattgttgCTCAAAGACTTGTCTACTTTATAATCTATTGCCATTTGTGTATTGGAAAAATCACCATTTGTACTTCATTTTGCCAAATGCATCACATTTCAGATTGAAGCTGATCATGTTTGTTGCAACTTGGAATATGATGTATCAACATGTTAATGGAGAATCATAAATTTGTCAATTCAATTTGCCAAATGTATACAAGTATACATTTTCAGATGCTATTTTTAACACAAAGggttttatgattttttcttattgaatttttaatattttgagagttaattattaataatttaagtcTAAATTTACTTAATggttatagtttatttattcgATGTCAATTGCTTGTGATTCCACCACCATTTCATTCCTTACTAGCATAGCTTTCATTCAAATctaattactttaatttttatagagttTAGGGAGAAAAATCGAAGAGAAAAATAGTCTCAAAATTCGTCAATGATTCTAATAAATTTCAAcgaattttgaatgatttaACAAGATTTGAGAATTCTACACTCCACCATCTTTCTGATAAGATCGATTTTACAGTTATCAGACtttgtttgaattttaataactaaaactattaataaggttaataaatttaaatataaattattaacggTTTAActcttgaaaaataataaaatacagaATCCTTGGtattaaaagattataaacCATATCCCCTATTTCCAAAGTTTAATTAGTACATGAAgctaaaacaataaaaaatttagtacaaTTTGCTCAAATGGTCATTGCATTTGGATCAGAAggcaatggtgcaaatctagCACATGTTGGATTATGACAAAAATACTCCTAAAAATCAGAAGTCCAACTAGAAGCAACAAAACATTCGCTGCTCATTTGTTGATCAGAACTAGAAGCCTCCAGTATGAAAATTCCATTTGCAGTTctgaattttcaattttaggtgtcttctaaattaatatttttaaatttcaatttatttcttaaataaaaatgttatgAGCTTCCATTTTTCGTATTTTAAAGGTAATGCTAAAACTGAAAGGTTTTAGCATAAAACAACTGATGGGTAAGCTTAATAATGCAATATAACAATTGCTTATtttgcaataataaaatatctaaaatacaTTATACTAGTATTTTAATATCCCTTGTTCAATCTTCCTGGTTTCCAAGCTGCAACAAACTCCTCAATATCCTGACGATCATTCCTGAAGAAAACGCCATTGTCTTTAGCTATCCAGGAACAATCATACTTGTCACAGTTTTGATAAAAGTGACGATTATTCCAAAACACCCTGATATTAACATGAGAGTTACTGTCTGGAGCCAAATAGCACCAATAAACAGTTGCTCCAGAGACGGTGAACTCCCAAGAAAATTCATTCccaatagaaattttattgatgccaagatcatcatcatcatcttcagaCTTGCAGTGACTAAGCAAGACCCTTGTTCTCAATCCATTGATGATATGCACACCAAATGTTACTTGTCCTTTTGCCGTTGTCGattgatttttcaatttcGATGGATGGTGAACCGGAAGGCTGGAATTGGAAATATTTTCAGTTCTCGTAAATGAAAATACTGGTCCGATCATTCCCTGATTGATTGTCGGGGACCGATTTTGGTCCGAGGCTGAGGAGAGCATTGATGCAAAGAGAGGTGCCAAAGTAAGCAAGCAAGCTATGTTGATATTGGTAAACATTATTGTTTTAGACTTGAATTAcgtttccttttcttttcttttttcctttcaaagTTAAGTAGATACTCTCCTAAAACATTAATATAGTTTAGTCAAAAGAGTTGGTGCACACAGCCATTTGTAGAAGCAAGTTTGCCATTTGTAGAGAGTTACAAGGGGAAATTAACATTTGCAGTGCCTTTTCAGATTCGATGCTTATATGTTGCCTTTTATTAGATGATGGTACCAACATGTTAATGGAGATCACCACTTATCATTTTACTCTGCcaaatgtataaaaaaagaacCCTACCGTTTAGGTAAcctgatttttattatttttttaaacaagAGATATGATTAATATATGTTAATCGTTAGTATTAGAAGGAGATGAAAGAATTTTTAAGCGAACTACTATGGATcttacattaaaaataaattatttctaataaaaagactcctttatataattatattatttttatttattacattttcttatctatttttaaaattaattgatgatACTTAACAACTATGAAACTCAATTATATAATcttgatttatataaataattaagagttatatataaatttaccgAGAGTCTAAACTAgtataaaaacatataaagcTAAAAGATTATCTAAAATAACaccaatttttaattatttataaaaaataggctttttataattagtgGAGCACTCTGATAATACTCTAACAAAATCCTAAAATTagtcaaaataaaagtttatagATTAAGTATGCAAAACACATAATTGGGCctctgaattttaattttttttttgtaactAATACTcatgtttaaaaaaataaaattgacccTTTTACATAACGATTTGGTGTCACGGACACTCTATCTTAATAtcctaataaatatttttaacttaatgTTGTTAAGtactattatttaaaaaataattttttattatttgtaaaacaataataacagaaaataaaaatagaaaaaaatacaacATAGAGGTTTGAGTTTTAAAGTCAGGAGTATATCTTAATTTGGAAAAGGGTACAAATTTTGTTTTGGAGAAGAAAGATTGTAAGTAGAAATTGTTTTGGGGCCGTCTTtataagttttataaaattggaaaattgtttattttgaaCTCActaatgaagaagaagaaaaggaaaaaaggaaaatgaaaaggaaataatGAGTAAAGAAGATATAAGCAATCTTATGTAACTCCCAATTTTTATATTCCAC
The nucleotide sequence above comes from Ricinus communis isolate WT05 ecotype wild-type chromosome 6, ASM1957865v1, whole genome shotgun sequence. Encoded proteins:
- the LOC107261485 gene encoding S-protein homolog 74-like, with translation MRNTHINLAYYCLFILAALLAPFPSSASDQNQSRIAKLGEQKCSVHVTNGLGTRNLLAHCKSKDDDLGIRYVSVGSEFSWGFKMNFIGTTLYWCYLAPDTNSHVSMKVFWNNRNFTSKCDNFNCYWVAKDDGVYLRNFPRNIKEFYAAWQPGRLN